In the genome of Teredinibacter franksiae, the window TGCACACATTACTGAGGTATAACGGTGCATACACTTGCATGGTGTGCCCAAATCGCTGCTGGGTAAGTGCTTGGGATTTTTGCGCCATTAATTCCAGGTAGTTATCGGCAGCAGGTGAAAGCAGTGCTTCAAAGTCGGCGGTACTGAGTTTTGTTTTACACAATGCCCGCTCAACATCGGTGGCTGTTTTGGCGTGGATAGCCTGTTGAATATCGCCCCAGTTATAGCGGTGAAACACATTAGAAAATGGCTGATTCATAGTTGCAAAAATGCCGTTAGTGGGCTGGAGCCTAAAGCCGAAGTTGATGGCTCTGGTAGGCCAGCCTGGTATGCATCTCGGCCGGCGTTTACTGCGCGGTTAAAGGCGCGGGCGACAGCAGCAGGTTTTTTTGCTGTGGCGATCGCGGTATTAACCAGTACTGCGCTGGCTCCCATTTCCATTGCCGCCATGGCGTGGCTAGGTGCCCCGATACCGGCATCGATAATAACCGGCACGTTACTTTGCTCAATAATCATGTGTAAAAAATCGCGTGTGCGTAAACCCTGATTACTACCAATAGGGGCGCCAAGTGGCATTACGGCTACACAGCCGCATTCCTGTAAGCGATAGGCGAGTACCGGGTCAGCATGAATGTAAGGTAGTACGTTAAAGCCTTGCTGTACCAATGTTTCAGCTGCC includes:
- the thiG gene encoding thiazole synthase (functions in thiamine (vitamin B1) biosynthesis; in Bacillus subtilis this enzyme catalyzes the formation of thiazole from dehydroxyglycine and 1-deoxy-D-xylulose-5-phosphate and ThiS-thiocarboxylate), translated to MSIVYGHRKFSSAQTMLEALAASGSELVTLAMKRVDLRSASDNIYRPLKHAGYKLLPNTSGARTAEEAIFAAQLAREAMKTNWIKLEIHPDPRYLMPDPIETLAAAETLVQQGFNVLPYIHADPVLAYRLQECGCVAVMPLGAPIGSNQGLRTRDFLHMIIEQSNVPVIIDAGIGAPSHAMAAMEMGASAVLVNTAIATAKKPAAVARAFNRAVNAGRDAYQAGLPEPSTSALGSSPLTAFLQL